The Opitutales bacterium ASA1 genome window below encodes:
- a CDS encoding DUF1329 domain-containing protein, whose amino-acid sequence MRHSVFTATTIALAFAAQYSVAAITAEQAARLGADLTPIGAERAGNAAGTIPAWEGGITTPPAGYRPGMHHPDPFATDAPLFTITKANMAEHADRLTAGSRALLAAYDTFKIPVYPTRRSASFPQRVYDATKQVATTANLINDGNGVAGAIVGIPFPIPSSGQEIIWNHLLRYRGVAVKRSISQAAPQRNGAYSLVVFADEFLVNYSRPDISEADLGNTILSYKQEVLSPARLAGSILLVQETLDQVLEQRRAWVYNVGQRRVRRAPNVAYDNPGTAADGMRTTDQFDMFNGAIDRYHWNLVGKKEMFVPYNSYRLHGDQVKYRDILTPLHINQDLTRYELHRVWVVDAVLKEGTSHLYTRRTFYFDEDSWQILAVDQYDSRGELWRVSEGHCINYYDEPTFWTTLEVHVDLVAGRYLAVGLDNEATMYDFKLVRTPDDFTPAALRREGIR is encoded by the coding sequence ATGAGACACTCCGTTTTCACCGCCACCACCATCGCGCTCGCGTTCGCCGCACAATATTCCGTGGCCGCGATCACCGCCGAACAGGCCGCACGCCTCGGCGCCGACCTCACGCCGATCGGTGCCGAAAGAGCCGGCAACGCCGCCGGGACCATACCCGCTTGGGAAGGGGGAATCACGACGCCGCCCGCCGGGTACCGCCCCGGTATGCATCACCCGGACCCCTTCGCCACCGACGCTCCCCTCTTCACCATCACCAAGGCCAACATGGCCGAGCACGCGGACAGACTCACCGCCGGCTCCCGGGCCCTGCTCGCCGCCTACGATACGTTCAAGATCCCCGTCTACCCGACCCGCCGCAGCGCCTCGTTCCCCCAACGCGTCTACGATGCGACGAAACAAGTCGCCACGACCGCGAACCTGATCAACGACGGCAACGGTGTCGCCGGAGCGATCGTCGGCATCCCCTTCCCCATCCCGTCGTCGGGTCAGGAGATCATCTGGAATCACCTCTTGCGCTACCGCGGCGTCGCCGTGAAGCGCTCCATCTCCCAAGCCGCTCCGCAGCGCAACGGCGCCTACTCGCTCGTGGTCTTCGCCGACGAGTTTCTCGTCAACTACTCCCGGCCCGACATCAGCGAAGCCGACCTCGGCAACACGATCCTGTCCTACAAGCAGGAAGTGCTCAGCCCGGCCCGCCTGGCGGGTTCCATCCTCCTCGTGCAGGAAACCCTCGACCAAGTTCTCGAACAACGCCGCGCCTGGGTCTACAACGTCGGCCAGCGTCGCGTCCGCCGCGCGCCCAACGTCGCATACGACAATCCCGGCACGGCCGCCGACGGCATGCGCACCACCGACCAGTTCGACATGTTCAACGGTGCCATCGATCGCTACCACTGGAATCTCGTCGGCAAGAAGGAGATGTTCGTGCCCTACAACTCCTACCGCCTCCACGGCGATCAGGTAAAGTATCGCGACATCCTCACGCCGTTGCACATCAACCAGGATCTCACCCGCTACGAGCTGCATCGCGTGTGGGTGGTGGACGCCGTCCTCAAGGAAGGCACGAGCCACCTCTACACACGCCGCACCTTCTACTTCGACGAAGACAGCTGGCAGATCCTCGCCGTCGACCAGTACGACTCGCGCGGCGAGCTCTGGCGCGTCTCCGAAGGGCACTGCATCAACTACTACGACGAGCCGACGTTCTGGACGACGCTCGAGGTCCACGTCGACCTCGTCGCCGGTCGCTACCTCGCCGTCGGCTTGGACAACGAAGCGACGATGTACGACTTCAAGTTGGTCCGCACGCCCGACGACTTCACCCCGGCCGCGCTCCGCCGCGAAGGCATCCGTTGA
- a CDS encoding YCF48-related protein — protein sequence MIRHVTPRFVSGISRRLAAYCLLLFAAATEPTTAAPTRIDRALLLDAVRSGDRVIAVGDHGVIAASMDQGHTWSRVPSPVGTGLTGISFSDTQEGWIVGHGGTILHSSDAGTTWRTSDAGLEPGDSLLDVLALGRGRALAIGAYGLIVETHDGGDSWRRLEPVAEDYHLNALVLDRDGAWLLAGEAGLLARSTDAGASWDTFDTGYEGSFYGLLRLESGRLVAHGLRGHLFWSDDEGATWTPVDVERPVLLMSAVQSPTGTVAVAGLGGVVFASRDGGTSFSMHELTRLKACAKLLALDGDLFLAFGETGVERVEVSHP from the coding sequence TTGATCCGTCACGTGACGCCCCGGTTCGTATCCGGAATCTCGAGACGCCTCGCCGCCTACTGTCTGCTCCTGTTCGCCGCGGCGACGGAACCGACCACGGCGGCACCGACCCGGATCGACCGTGCCCTCCTGCTCGACGCGGTCCGCAGCGGCGACCGCGTGATCGCCGTCGGAGACCACGGCGTGATCGCGGCCTCGATGGACCAAGGGCACACTTGGAGTCGCGTGCCGTCTCCGGTCGGCACGGGACTCACCGGTATTTCCTTCTCGGATACGCAGGAAGGCTGGATCGTCGGCCACGGCGGCACGATCCTTCACTCTTCCGACGCCGGGACCACGTGGCGCACGAGCGACGCGGGTCTCGAGCCCGGCGACTCGTTGCTCGATGTTCTCGCCCTCGGGCGCGGTCGCGCCCTCGCGATCGGCGCCTACGGCCTGATCGTGGAGACGCACGACGGTGGCGACTCGTGGCGACGGCTCGAACCCGTCGCCGAAGACTACCACCTCAACGCGCTCGTCCTCGACCGCGACGGCGCGTGGCTGCTCGCCGGCGAGGCCGGACTGCTCGCCCGCTCCACCGACGCTGGCGCGTCCTGGGACACGTTCGACACCGGATACGAAGGGTCCTTCTACGGCCTGCTCCGCCTCGAGTCCGGTCGCCTTGTCGCTCACGGGCTGCGTGGCCACTTGTTCTGGAGCGACGACGAAGGTGCGACTTGGACGCCGGTCGACGTCGAACGTCCCGTCCTGCTCATGAGCGCGGTGCAGTCGCCCACCGGGACCGTCGCCGTCGCCGGACTAGGAGGAGTCGTCTTCGCGAGTCGCGACGGCGGCACGTCGTTCTCCATGCACGAACTCACCCGCCTGAAGGCGTGCGCCAAACTCCTCGCGCTCGACGGCGATCTCTTTCTCGCGTTCGGAGAGACGGGCGTAGAGCGCGTCGAGGTCTCCCACCCGTGA
- a CDS encoding MMPL family transporter, whose translation MARLIDFLERLVFRNRLFVVGLFLVATLICAWSALRLRVDAGFTKQLPLRHEYIQTFIEHRDQFGGANRIVIALMKHEGEIFDPLFFAALQQLTDDVFYVPGVDRASVTSLFTPNVRFVEVVEDGFAGGNVVPADFEPSPEGFAVVRENIVKSGRLGQLVANDFSGAIVSAQLLETDPTTGERIDYIAVSDHLEQNVREKLLAAFPDAGFSVHIIGFAKIMGDVSAGAREVILFFLVSIVLTSVLVRVFAQSWRFTLLPVACSIIAVVWQLGLLNLTGYGIDPMSILVPFLVFAIGVSHGVQMIRAYRAEVFAGRAHLEAARNSFRQILVPGGLALVTDTIGFITLLLIDVGIISELAITASIGVAVIIATNLFLLPVLLSYVRLPSDYAARLHKRADTLAPLWKRLDAVTRPGPALVVIACASALFVFGWWKAKDVRIGDLAAGVPELREDSRYNRDTAVITSSFSIGVDVLTTIVETVPNGCVEFDVMHAIDRFGWEMTNVPGVQSVSSLASVAKVINAGWNEGSLKWRMLPRAPETLALSVSPVETSSGLLNADGSVMPVYIFLEDHKAETIDRVVAAVNAFRAEHDGERVRFRLATGNVGVMAATNEVVRAAQFPMLMWVFASIIVLCMLTFRSWRATLCIVLPLALVSVLAYALMAMLGIGLKVHTLPVAALGVGIGVDYGIYLFSRLEELLRRGDYFEDAMLNAYAVSGTAIIFTGITLALSVCTWLFSDLKFQADMGILLAFMFLVNMLGAIILLPAIARWLYRHHRRKDTVAA comes from the coding sequence ATGGCCCGCCTGATCGACTTTCTCGAGCGCCTCGTCTTCCGCAACCGCCTCTTCGTCGTAGGCTTGTTTCTCGTCGCGACGTTGATCTGCGCGTGGTCCGCGCTCCGTCTTCGAGTCGACGCCGGATTCACCAAACAACTCCCGCTTCGCCACGAATACATCCAGACGTTCATCGAACATCGCGATCAGTTCGGTGGAGCCAATCGCATCGTCATCGCGCTCATGAAGCACGAGGGCGAGATCTTCGATCCGCTCTTCTTCGCCGCGCTGCAACAGCTCACCGACGACGTCTTCTACGTTCCGGGGGTGGATCGTGCCTCGGTCACTTCGCTGTTCACGCCCAACGTTCGTTTCGTCGAAGTGGTCGAAGACGGTTTCGCCGGCGGCAACGTCGTCCCGGCCGATTTCGAGCCGTCGCCCGAAGGCTTCGCCGTCGTGCGCGAGAACATCGTCAAGTCCGGCCGGCTCGGTCAGCTCGTGGCCAACGACTTCTCCGGAGCGATCGTCTCCGCACAGTTGCTCGAAACGGACCCCACGACCGGTGAGCGCATCGACTACATCGCAGTCTCCGATCATCTGGAGCAAAACGTCCGCGAGAAGCTTCTCGCCGCGTTTCCCGACGCCGGCTTTTCGGTCCACATCATCGGCTTCGCCAAGATCATGGGCGACGTCAGTGCCGGCGCTCGCGAGGTGATCCTCTTCTTCCTCGTCTCGATCGTGCTCACGTCCGTACTCGTGCGCGTGTTCGCGCAGTCGTGGCGGTTCACGCTCCTCCCGGTCGCGTGCTCGATCATCGCCGTGGTCTGGCAATTGGGACTGCTCAACCTCACCGGCTACGGCATCGATCCGATGTCGATTCTCGTACCGTTTCTCGTCTTCGCCATCGGCGTGAGTCACGGCGTGCAGATGATCCGGGCCTACCGCGCCGAAGTGTTCGCCGGGCGCGCGCACTTGGAGGCGGCACGCAACAGCTTCCGGCAGATCCTCGTGCCCGGTGGCCTCGCTCTCGTTACTGACACGATCGGGTTCATCACGCTCCTGCTCATCGATGTCGGCATCATCTCCGAGCTCGCGATCACGGCGAGCATCGGCGTGGCCGTCATCATCGCCACGAACCTCTTTCTGCTGCCCGTCCTGCTTTCCTACGTTCGGCTGCCGAGCGACTACGCGGCCAGACTCCACAAACGCGCCGATACGCTCGCTCCGCTTTGGAAACGCCTCGACGCCGTCACCCGGCCCGGCCCTGCGTTGGTCGTGATCGCCTGCGCCTCCGCGCTCTTCGTGTTCGGTTGGTGGAAGGCCAAAGACGTGCGCATCGGCGATCTGGCCGCCGGCGTGCCCGAGCTGCGCGAGGACTCGCGCTACAACCGCGACACGGCCGTGATCACCTCCAGCTTCTCGATCGGAGTCGACGTCCTCACCACGATCGTCGAGACGGTTCCCAATGGTTGCGTGGAGTTCGACGTGATGCACGCGATCGACCGCTTCGGTTGGGAGATGACCAACGTGCCTGGGGTACAATCGGTCTCGAGCCTCGCCTCGGTCGCCAAGGTCATCAACGCGGGTTGGAACGAAGGTTCCTTGAAATGGCGCATGCTCCCGCGCGCGCCCGAGACGCTCGCACTCTCCGTGTCTCCCGTGGAGACTTCCAGCGGTCTCCTCAATGCCGACGGCAGCGTCATGCCCGTCTACATATTTCTCGAAGACCACAAAGCCGAGACGATCGACCGCGTCGTCGCGGCGGTGAACGCCTTCCGCGCCGAACACGACGGCGAACGGGTTCGCTTCCGCCTCGCGACAGGCAACGTCGGCGTGATGGCCGCCACCAACGAAGTCGTCCGCGCCGCACAGTTCCCGATGCTGATGTGGGTGTTCGCGAGCATCATCGTCCTCTGCATGCTCACGTTCCGTTCGTGGCGCGCGACGCTCTGCATCGTGCTGCCCCTCGCGCTCGTCTCGGTGCTCGCTTACGCCCTCATGGCCATGCTCGGCATCGGCCTGAAGGTCCACACGCTTCCGGTTGCGGCACTTGGCGTCGGAATCGGCGTCGACTACGGCATCTACTTGTTCTCGCGTCTCGAAGAACTCCTGCGGCGGGGCGACTACTTCGAGGATGCGATGCTCAATGCTTACGCCGTCTCCGGCACCGCGATCATCTTCACCGGCATCACCTTGGCGCTGAGCGTGTGCACGTGGCTGTTTTCGGATCTGAAGTTTCAGGCCGACATGGGCATACTGCTCGCGTTCATGTTTCTCGTGAACATGCTCGGCGCGATCATCCTCCTCCCGGCGATCGCCCGCTGGCTCTATCGCCATCACCGCCGCAAGGACACCGTCGCGGCCTGA
- a CDS encoding membrane protein: MNTPPPLPTSTEDESHLRTLGLLHYVLGGIIACFALLPMVHVGMGLVLALAPEKMSSGSEGAPPAFLGWIFVVIGTVLVFMGWSLAAATIYLGRCLRRKKNHTGCLVVACVECMFMPLGTLLGVLTIIALVRPTVKRLFGTDGARPHA, encoded by the coding sequence ATGAACACTCCGCCACCCTTACCGACATCGACGGAAGACGAGTCCCATCTGCGGACGCTCGGCCTGCTGCACTACGTGCTCGGTGGGATCATCGCATGCTTCGCGCTTCTCCCGATGGTGCACGTCGGCATGGGATTGGTGCTCGCGCTCGCTCCGGAGAAGATGTCGTCGGGTTCGGAGGGCGCACCGCCGGCCTTCCTCGGTTGGATCTTCGTCGTGATCGGTACCGTGCTCGTCTTTATGGGATGGTCTCTCGCTGCCGCGACCATCTACTTGGGACGTTGCCTGCGCAGAAAGAAGAACCACACGGGGTGCCTCGTGGTAGCCTGCGTAGAGTGCATGTTCATGCCGTTGGGCACGTTGCTCGGCGTGCTCACGATCATCGCGCTCGTTCGCCCGACCGTGAAGCGGCTCTTCGGCACCGACGGCGCCCGTCCCCACGCCTGA
- a CDS encoding polyphosphate kinase 2 family protein has protein sequence MISPVRPGSRIDLTKIDPEQADLFTGGKDEATKELRRLQERLADLQERFYVARRHKLLVVLQGMDTSGKNGTIRTVFRAVNPQGVNVASFKKPTSDELAHDYLWRIHQRAPADGEIVIFDRSHYEDVTAVRVHDLEPRTVWAKRFEHIRNFEQMLADEGTIILKFFLHIDPATQRERLESRLVEPHKRWKFDSSDIEARRRWDDYMKAYADAIRRTSTPDAPWFIVPSNRKWLRNLLVAQVVVERLKRLKLAFPKIDLDPAAVAID, from the coding sequence ATGATATCTCCCGTCCGCCCAGGTTCCCGCATCGATCTGACCAAAATCGATCCCGAACAGGCCGACCTGTTCACCGGAGGCAAAGACGAAGCGACAAAGGAGCTCCGCCGGCTTCAGGAGCGCCTCGCCGACCTCCAAGAACGCTTCTACGTCGCACGTCGCCACAAGCTCCTCGTCGTGCTCCAAGGCATGGACACGAGCGGAAAGAACGGAACCATCCGCACGGTCTTCCGCGCCGTGAACCCCCAAGGCGTCAACGTCGCCAGCTTCAAGAAGCCGACCAGTGACGAACTCGCGCACGACTACTTGTGGCGCATCCACCAACGAGCGCCCGCCGATGGCGAGATCGTCATCTTCGATCGCAGCCACTACGAGGACGTGACCGCCGTCCGTGTCCACGACCTCGAACCGCGGACGGTATGGGCGAAACGATTCGAGCACATCCGCAACTTCGAGCAAATGCTCGCCGACGAGGGTACGATCATCCTCAAGTTCTTCCTCCACATCGATCCCGCCACGCAGCGCGAACGCCTCGAGTCGCGCTTGGTCGAGCCACACAAGCGGTGGAAGTTCGACAGCTCCGACATCGAAGCCCGCCGTCGCTGGGACGACTACATGAAGGCCTACGCCGATGCGATCCGCCGCACCAGCACGCCCGACGCACCTTGGTTCATCGTCCCGTCGAACCGAAAATGGCTGCGCAACCTCCTCGTCGCGCAGGTCGTGGTCGAGCGCTTGAAACGCCTCAAACTCGCCTTCCCGAAGATCGATCTCGACCCCGCTGCGGTCGCAATCGACTGA
- a CDS encoding hypothetical protein (frameshifted, insertion/deletion at around 4129048,4128999,4129127), which translates to MEPRRGLCAVRNRALEEALADDADALVFLDDDEQPLPDWLEKLWEGFDTSQADLAGGPVSIRASTGERSLLSAFVHLSLALNARARNTYRAWSAARGRQPAIVTNNWIVRLSFVRAHGLRFDDRFGRTGGEDADFHRRLLGLGGRTRWLEHARVVETVPPERSRLGYVFRRRFDSGALRTGTVATQHGRWAAAKRFTPGACGMFFVGLVLLAVSPATALITLPLALGHLGRGAGYLAGLCGFRSEHYATTTGY; encoded by the coding sequence GTGGAACCACGGCGCGGACTGTGCGCCGTTCGCAACCGCGCGCTCGAGGAGGCACTGGCCGACGACGCGGACGCGCTCGTCTTCCTCGACGACGACGAGCAACCGTTGCCCGATTGGTTGGAGAAACTCTGGGAGGGTTTCGACACCTCGCAGGCCGATCTCGCGGGAGGTCCGGTCTCGATCCGCGCTTCCACAGGCGAGCGATCGCTCCTTTCGGCGTTCGTCCATCTCTCGCTCGCGCTCAACGCCCGCGCACGCAACACTTACCGTGCTTGGAGCGCCGCGCGTGGTCGACAGCCGGCCATCGTGACGAACAACTGGATCGTGCGTCTCTCGTTCGTCAGGGCGCACGGACTCCGCTTCGACGATCGCTTCGGTCGCACGGGCGGCGAAGACGCCGACTTTCACCGCCGTCTCCTCGGGCTCGGTGGCAGGACGCGTTGGCTCGAACACGCCCGAGTGGTCGAAACAGTTCCTCCGGAACGCTCCCGACTCGGCTACGTCTTCCGACGCCGCTTCGACTCCGGAGCCCTCCGCACCGGGACCGTCGCGACGCAGCATGGCCGTTGGGCGGCCGCCAAGCGCTTCACGCCGGGCGCGTGCGGCATGTTCTTCGTTGGTTTGGTCCTCCTCGCCGTCTCGCCCGCGACCGCGTTGATCACGCTCCCTCTCGCCCTAGGGCACCTCGGTCGGGGTGCCGGGTATCTCGCCGGCTTGTGCGGCTTTCGCTCCGAGCACTACGCGACGACGACCGGATACTGA